In Cryptomeria japonica chromosome 10, Sugi_1.0, whole genome shotgun sequence, a genomic segment contains:
- the LOC131039206 gene encoding UPF0481 protein At3g47200 yields MTKKSKKNGAKEWYIEVADSEQRYSWFHDVKGRFEFHKLEDDKPDDKSGKLSDVSINKVPMYLKSLNRDAYLPRVVSLGLFHRRISQPLSEIELYKVDAVNRSVKRLPQAQRHARFLVEGVQKLLPEIKASYEGEIECEEELLAWLFTLDGCFILETLRLLSDESQWDNNGDSQWNLDPVFNRNRVRSCQFDILTDLLLLENQIPIVLLLGLLEMEEKLTEETARIELLRMICDGIIALVHPFSYSLQPKTGESAAEHKDREAKLREALHQKYKNLHEYNHILGFLHDFIVHESETTQKGEKIQDVRIPIPEDRHHHRHRHLHLRHKTAHKPKKESHYHYLMASATELNSSGMKFKSYDGVPSATSLRFDKKQKTLFLPVIWISDSTEMIFRNLMAVDVCQEKELSVISEYVFLMNSLIKSDKDVALLRKKGIIQTSIGTDKEASELFNGLCKGVNFTFADKDKFMGLKIDVNEWYTRQIMVRFSEFMEKNPKFMKVFTMFWGVVLVLAAAAPSIGSIIKQLYD; encoded by the coding sequence ATGACGAAAAAGAGTAAGAAGAATGGCGCAAAGGAGTGGTACATAGAGGTTGCAGATTCAGAACAACGTTACTCTTGGTTTCATGATGTGAAGGGCAGGTTTGAATTTCACAAGCTCGAAGATGATAAGCCAGATGATAAGTCAGGAAAGCTTTCTGATGTGTCCATAAACAAAGTGCCCATGTATCTCAAGAGCTTAAACAGAGATGCATATCTGCCTCGGGTGGTCTCTCTGGGTCTTTTTCATCGCAGGATATCTCAACCACTCTCTGAAATAGAGCTATACAAAGTAGATGCAGTCAACCGCTCTGTGAAAAGGCTCCCACAAGCCCAGCGGCACGCGCGCTTTCTAGTTGAAGGAGTGCAGAAGTTGCTTCCAGAAATTAAAGCAAGCTATGAAGGAGAAATAGAGTGCGAGGAAGAACTCCTTGCGTGGCTCTTCACTCTAGATGGATGCTTCATTCTAGAGACTCTCAGGCTTCTCAGCGATGAATCACAGTGGGACAACAATGGTGATTCACAGTGGAACCTGGATCCTGTTTTTAATAGGAATAGGGTCCGCTCTTGTCAATTTGATATCTTGACTGATCTTCTATTGCTTGAAAATCAGATCCCCATAGTTCTCCTCCTTGGGCTTTTGGAAATGGAGGAGAAGTTAACAGAAGAGACGGCGAGGATAGAGCTGCTTAGaatgatatgtgatggtataattgcCTTGGTTCACCCCTTCTCATATTCTCTGCAGCCAAAAACAGGGGAATCGGCAGCAGAGCATAAAGACCGCGAGGCAAAATTGAGAGAAGCCCTCCACCAGAAGTACAAAAATCTACACGAGTACAACCACATTTTGGGATTTCTTCATGATTTCATTGTGCATGAGTCCGAGACTACCCAGAAAGGAGAAAAGATACAAGATGTTCGTATTCCAATACCAGAGGACCGCCATCATCATCGCCATCGTCATCTACATCTTCGTCATAAGACAGCTCATAAACCTAAGAAAGAGTCTCATTATCATTACCTCATGGCTTCTGCTACAGAGTTAAACAGTAGTGGAATGAAGTTCAAATCTTACGACGGAGTTCCGTCCGCCACGTCCCTCCGATTTGATAAAAAGCAAAAGACTCTGTTTCTCCCAGTGATATGGATATCTGATAGTACAGAGATGATCTTCAGGAACCTTATGGCTGTGGACGTCTGTCAAGAAAAAGAACTCAGCGTTATTTCAGAGTATGTGTTTCTGATGAATAGCTTGATCAAGTCTGATAAGGACGTGGCTTTGCTGAGGAAGAAAGGAATAATTCAGACCTCCATTGGGACTGACAAGGAAGCGAGTGAGCTGTTCAATGGTTTGTGCAAGGGGGTTAACTTCACATTCGCTGATAAAGATAAGTTTATGGGATTgaagattgatgttaatgaatgGTACACACGCCAGATTATGGTGCGATTTAGTGAGTTTATGGAGAAGAATCCAAAGTTTATGAAAGTTTTCACTATGTTCTGGGGGGTTGTTCTAGTGTTGGCAGCTGCGGCCCCCTCAATTGGGTCGATCATCAAACAGTTATATGATTAG
- the LOC131039223 gene encoding UPF0481 protein At3g47200 — MTKKSKKNGAKEWPIEGTDSEQRYSWFDDVKAKFEFHKPEDDKPDDKSGKLSYVSINKVPMYLKGLNRDAYVPRVVSLGLFHRRISQPLSEIELYKVDAVNRSVKRLPESQQHARFLVEGVQKLLPDITASYEGETECEPEVLAWLFTLDGCFILETLRLLSDESQWNHNGDSQWNLGPVFNRNRVRSCQFDILTDLLLLENQIPIVLLLGLLEMEEKLTEETARIELLRMICDGIIALVHPFSYSLQPKTGELPTEHKEREAKLREDLHLKYKNLHEYNHILGFLHDFIVHESQTTHEEKKIEDVRITIPEDRHHHRHRLLHHRHKTAHKPKKESHYHYLMASATELHSSGMRFKSYEGVPSATSLFFDKKKKTLFLPVIWISDTTEVIFRNLMAVDVCQEKDLSVISEYVFLMNSLIRSEKDVALLRKKGIIQSSIGTDEEASELFNGLCKGVNFTFADEDKFMGLKIDVNEWYRRQIAVQFSEFMEKNPKFMKVFTMFWGVVLVLAAAAPSIGSIIKQLYNNK, encoded by the coding sequence ATGACGAAAAAGAGTAAGAAGAATGGCGCAAAAGAGTGGCCCATAGAGGGTACAGATTCAGAACAACGTTACTCATGGTTTGATGATGTGAAGGCCAAGTTTGAATTTCATAAGCCCGAAGACGATAAGCCAGATGATAAGTCAGGAAAGCTTTCTTATGTCTCCATAAACAAAGTCCCCATGTATCTCAAGGGCTTAAACAGAGATGCATATGTGCCTCGGGTAGTCTCTTTAGGGCTTTTCCATCGCAGGATATCTCAACCACTCTCTGAAATAGAGTTATACAAAGTAGACGCCGTAAACAGATCTGTGAAGAGGCTCCCAGAATCCCAGCAGCACGCGCGCTTTCTAGTTGAAGGAGTGCAGAAATTGCTTCCAGATATTACAGCAAGCTATGAAGGAGAAACAGAGTGTGAGCCAGAAGTCCTTGCTTGGCTGTTCACTCTAGATGGATGCTTCATTCTGGAGACTCTCAGGCTTCTCAGCGATGAATCACAATGGAACCACAATGGTGATTCACAATGGAACCTGGGTCCTGTTTTTAATAGAAACAGGGTCCGCTCTTGTCAATTTGATATCTTGACTGATCTTCTATTGCTTGAAAATCAGATCCCCATAGTTCTCCTCCTTGGGCTTTTGGAAATGGAGGAGAAGTTAACAGAAGAGACGGCGAGGATAGAGCTGCTTAGaatgatatgtgatggtataattgcCTTGGTTCACCCTTTCTCATATTCTCTGCAGCCAAAAACAGGGGAATTGCCAACAGAGCATAAAGAGCGCGAGGCAAAATTGAGAGAAGACCTCCACTTAAAGTACAAAAATCTACACGAGTACAACCACATTTTGGGATTTCTTCATGATTTCATTGTGCATGAGTCCCAGACTACCCATGAAGAAAAAAAGATAGAGGATGTTCGTATTACAATACCAGAGGACCGCCATCATCATCGCCATCGTCTTCTGCATCATCGTCATAAGACAGCTCATAAACCTAAGAAAGAGTCTCATTATCATTACCTCATGGCTTCTGCTACAGAGTTGCACAGTAGTGGAATGAGGTTCAAATCGTACGAGGGAGTTCCGTCCGCCACGTCCCTCTTTTTTGACAAAAAGAAAAAGACTCTGTTTCTCCCTGTGATATGGATATCTGATACTACAGAGGTGATCTTCAGGAACCTCATGGCTGTGGACGTCTGCCAAGAGAAAGACCTCAGCGTTATTTCAGAGTATGTGTTTCTGATGAATAGTTTGATCCGGTCTGAGAAGGACGTGGCTTTGCTGAGAAAGAAGGGAATAATTCAGAGCTCCATTGGTACTGATGAGGAAGCGAGTGAGCTGTTCAATGGTCTGTGCAAAGGGGTGAACTTCACTTTCGCTGATGAAGATAAGTTTATGGGTTTGAAGATTGATGTTAACGAATGGTACAGGCGCCAAATTGCGGTGCAATTTAGTGAATTTATGGAGAAGAATCCAAAGTTTATGAAAGTTTTCACCATGTTCTGGGGGGTTGTTCTAGTGTTGGCAGCTGCGGCACCCTCAATTGGGTCGATCATCAAACAGTTATATAATAACAAGTAA